One genomic segment of Mycolicibacterium gilvum includes these proteins:
- a CDS encoding ferredoxin, which produces MKVRLERSKCVGHAQCYAVDPDLFPIDDSGYSILEAHDVRPEDEEATRDGVAACPELALTLEED; this is translated from the coding sequence GTGAAGGTTCGTCTCGAACGGTCGAAGTGCGTGGGTCACGCTCAGTGCTATGCAGTCGACCCGGACTTGTTCCCGATCGACGACTCGGGCTACTCGATCCTAGAAGCGCATGACGTTCGCCCCGAGGACGAGGAGGCCACCCGCGACGGAGTCGCTGCCTGCCCGGAGCTTGCGCTCACTCTCGAAGAGGACTGA